One segment of Solanum stenotomum isolate F172 chromosome 1, ASM1918654v1, whole genome shotgun sequence DNA contains the following:
- the LOC125851321 gene encoding uncharacterized protein LOC125851321 — MESYTEPHGDFRPPFHLYPPRPAGSVSPQVQGLQFDRYSKSGPGRHDSKAFPDVVTGIHPEREIDLAIDLLPDTQPILIPPYRITAAELRELKEQLKDLLDKGIPSEREIDLAIDLLPDTQPILIPPYRIVAAELRELKEQLKNLLDKGFIVLPHGVPQWSLFERKMDPYGCSGYHQLRVMEVDIPKTTFRMRLYAKFSKCDFWLTFVAFLGHVITSEGIKVNEQKIEAVMTWPKPLNPTEVRSFLGLAGYYRRGVILKNMAESSFVTEVKRWQHEDPEHRKLREKIPQQQQPLFELTGDGVLRYQGRLCVPSVRELRKNILLEAHYSRYASHPGATKMYQDLRQIYWWNDMKKDIVEMVAECPNCQQVRAEHQRPGGLT, encoded by the exons ATGGAGTCTTATACGGAGCCACATGGTGATTTTAGGCCCCCCTTCCATCTATATCCACCTCGGCCAGCGGGTAGTGTCTCACCACAGGTGCAGGGACTACAGTTTGATCGTTATAGTAAGTCAGGACCAG GACGACATGATTCAAAGGCATTCCCTGATGTTGTTACAG GAATTCACCCAGAAAGGGAAATTGATCTCGCTATAGACTTGCTTCCTGATACACAACCTATATTGATTCCTCCCTATAGAATAACAGCTGCAGAGCTAAGAGAATTGAAGGAACAACTGAAGGACTTGCTcgataaag GAATTCCCTCAGAAAGGGAAATTGATCTCGCTATAGACTTGCTTCCTGATACACAACCTATATTGATTCCTCCCTATAGAATAGTAGCTGCAGAGCTAAGAGAATTGAAGGAACAACTGAAGAACTTGCTCGATAAAGGCTTTATCGtacttccccatggggtgccccAGTGGTCTTTGTTCGAAAGAAAGATGGATCCTTACGGATGT tctggttaccatcagctACGAGTCATGGAAGTTGATATCCCAAAAACAACATTTAGGATGAG gttatatgctaaattctctaaatgTGATTTTTGGCTTACTTTTGTcgcttttcttggtcatgttATTACAAGTGAGGGTATTAAGGTTAATGaacaaaagattgaagcagtgATGACTTGGCCGAAGCCCTTGAATCCAACGGAGGTTCGTAGTTTTTTAGGCTTGGCAGGGTATTACCGAAG AGGTGTTATCCTTAAGAATATGGCAGAATCTTCCTTTGTGACTGAAGTGAAAAGGTGGCAACATGAAGATCCTGAGCATAGAAAATTGAGGGAAAAGATTCCACAGCAGCAACAACCCTTGTTTGAGCTAACTGGAGATGGAGTCCTTAGATACCAGGGTCGCTTATGTGTACCATCAGTTAGAGAGCTCcgtaaaaatattcttttagaGGCCCATTATTCTAGATATGCATCTCACCCTGGAGCGACGAAGATGTATCAGGACCTTCGacagatctattggtggaatgacatGAAAAAAGATATTGTGGAGATGGTAGCTGAATGTCCCAACTGCCAACAAGTTAGAGCAGAGCATCAGAGGCCTGGAGGCCTAACCTAG